A DNA window from Caretta caretta isolate rCarCar2 chromosome 7, rCarCar1.hap1, whole genome shotgun sequence contains the following coding sequences:
- the PTPDC1 gene encoding protein tyrosine phosphatase domain-containing protein 1 isoform X2 encodes MAAGVLLQNELPYCSLVKSSAYLATMSSGNSRRPTAKYTKVGERLRHVIPGHMQCSMACGGRACKYENPARWSDQEQAIKGLYSSWITDNIVAMARPSTEIIEKYNIIEQFQRCDIKTIINLQRPGEHASCGNPLEQESGFTYLPEAFMEDGIYFYNFGWKDYGVASLTTILDMVKVMAFALQEGRVAVHCHAGLGRTGVLIACYLVFATRMTADQAILFVRAKRPNSIQTRGQLVCVREFTQFLIPLRNVFACCEPKAHAVTLSQYLIRQRHLLHGYESRHLKYVPKLIHLVCKLLLDLAENRQVIEEELLDMPDLSSEIEEAVSQLDSTQLDKELTRQNSDSSEPFAHSVVENVTFETQDSVFSHEHKYDPLWKRRNVECLQPLTHSKRRLSYSDSDLRRTAFLVEQGETPWTVPAQVALFDKLKQRNTREHFLSAGVQTPQLDLNKEALVRSTFIFWSQGKFSLDGQNSFYTRKSPKEVQRSKTFSSGFERVHNDREARTPKRSFAKEIGHRKERETNVYGRRICASEDSDNSALEEESSIGYESQDSKDLLEAVPYIVLQSELSLDARRILAAKALANLNEFMEEEEVKQKVEMWQKELNSRDGAWDRICAERDPFVLCSLMWSWIEQLKEPVITKEDIDMMSKKCTETPETLNLLEKEQYQTILCIFHCVVNLQTIPADVEEALLTRAIKAFTKTSLDSENGPQVYNTLRKVFKQTLEAKRKEAKKETDNPS; translated from the exons ATGGCTGCAGGGGTCTTGCTGCAAAATGAATTGCCTTATTGTTCATTGGTAAAGAGCAGTGCATATCTTGCAACTATGAGTTCAG GAAATTCAAGGCGTCCAACTGCAAAATATACTAAGGTAGGGGAGCGCCTTCGCCATGTCATTCCTGGACATATGCAGTGTTCGATGGCATGTGGTGGACGTGCTTGCAAGTATGAAAACCCAGCTCGATGGAGTGACCAAGAGCAAGCCATTAAAGGACTTTACTCTTCCTG GATAACAGATAACATAGTGGCCATGGCTCGACCCTCAACAGAAATTATTGAGAAGTATAACATTATTGAACAGTTTCAAAG GTGTGACATAAAAACAATAATTAACCTTCAGCGTCCTGGGGAGCATGCTAGCTGTGGGAATCCACTCGAACAAGAAAGTGGCTTTACCTACCTTCCTGAAGCTTTCATGGAGGATGGAA tttatttttataattttggatGGAAGGATTATGGCGTGGCATCTCTCACGACTATACTGGATATGGTAAAAGTGATGGCTTTTGCCTTGCAGGAAGGGAGGGTAGCTGTTCATTGTCATGCAGGACTTGGCCGAACAG GTGTTTTAATAGCTTGTTACTTAGTTTTTGCAACAAGAATGACTGCAGATCAAGCAATTCTTTTTGTTAGGGCAAAAAGGCCTAATTCTATTCAAACCAGAGGACAGTTAGTGTGTGTAAGAGAATTCACTCAATTTTTGATCCCTCTAAGAAATGTGTTTGCTTGCTGCGAGCCCAAAGCACATGCGGTTACTCTGTCCCAGTATCTGATCCGTCAGAGGCATCTGCTCCACGGTTATGAGAGTAGACATCTCAAGTATGTGCCAAAACTTATTCATCTAGTTTGCAAGCTGCTATTGGACTTGGCTGAAAACAGGCAAGTGATAGAGGAGGAATTGTTAGATATGCCAGATCTCTCTTCTGAAATTGAAGAGGCTGTTTCTCAGTTGGACTCTACACAGCTAGATAAAGAGTTAACAAGACAGAACAGTGACTCATCAGAGCCATTCGCCCACTCAGTAGTGGAAAATGTCACTTTTGAGACCCAAGATTCTGTTTTCTCCCATGAACACAAATATGATCCTCTTTGGAAGAGGCGGAATGTTGAATGCCTTCAGCCTTTGACTCATTCAAAAAGACGTCTAAGCTATAGTGACTCAGATTTAAGGAGAACTGCATTTCTCGTGGAACAAGGAGAAACTCCATGGACAGTGCCTGCACAAGTAGCACTCTTTGACAAACTTAAGCAGCGGAACACTAGGGAACATTTTCTCTCTGCAGGCGTTCAAACTCCTCAGCTGGATTTAAACAAAGAGGCCTTAGTTCGTAGTACATTTATTTTCTGGAGTCAAGGTAAATTCAGTTTAGATGGACAAAACAGTTTCTATACAAGAAAATCTCCAAAAGAAGTGCAGCGTAGTAAAACATTTTCCTCAGGTTTTGAACGCGTACACAATGACAGGGAAGCAAGAACACCAAAACGTAGTTTTGCAAAGGAAATTGGCCACAGAAAGGAGCGAGAGACTAATGTGTATGGCAGAAGAATTTGTGCATCGGAGGACTCTGATAATTCTGCTTTAGAAGAAGAATCATCTATTGGGTATGAAAGTCAAGATAGTAAAGATCTATTGGAAGCAGTTCCGTACATTGTTTTGCAATCAGAATTAAGTCTGGACGCACGAAGAATTTTGGCAGCTAAAGCCCTTGCAAATCTTAATGAATTTATGGAAGAGGAGGAAGTGAAACAGAAGGTAGAAATGTGGCAG aaAGAGCTGAATTCTCGAGATGGAGCTTGGGATAGAATTTGTGCCGAGAGAGATCCTTTTGTCCTTTGCAGCTTGATGTGGTCCTGGATAGAGCAACTAAAAGAACCTGTTATAACCAAAGAGGATATTGACATGATGTCAAAAAAATGCACAGAAACACCAGAAACTCTTAACTTACTAGAAAAG GAACAATATCAGACTATTCTTTGTATTTTCCATTGTGTAGTGAATCTGCAGACAATACCAGCTGATGTGGAGGAAGCCTTACTTACCAGGGCAATTAAAGCTTTCACTAAG
- the PTPDC1 gene encoding protein tyrosine phosphatase domain-containing protein 1 isoform X3 encodes MEGSPRRRSAVNIFSNFFQGRRHSSSDPLLRILQRRRSSVVEILSSSTHRVMVAISSVSPAELNATFPEKKRNSRRPTAKYTKVGERLRHVIPGHMQCSMACGGRACKYENPARWSDQEQAIKGLYSSWITDNIVAMARPSTEIIEKYNIIEQFQRCDIKTIINLQRPGEHASCGNPLEQESGFTYLPEAFMEDGIYFYNFGWKDYGVASLTTILDMVKVMAFALQEGRVAVHCHAGLGRTGVLIACYLVFATRMTADQAILFVRAKRPNSIQTRGQLVCVREFTQFLIPLRNVFACCEPKAHAVTLSQYLIRQRHLLHGYESRHLKYVPKLIHLVCKLLLDLAENRQVIEEELLDMPDLSSEIEEAVSQLDSTQLDKELTRQNSDSSEPFAHSVVENVTFETQDSVFSHEHKYDPLWKRRNVECLQPLTHSKRRLSYSDSDLRRTAFLVEQGETPWTVPAQVALFDKLKQRNTREHFLSAGVQTPQLDLNKEALVRSTFIFWSQGKFSLDGQNSFYTRKSPKEVQRSKTFSSGFERVHNDREARTPKRSFAKEIGHRKERETNVYGRRICASEDSDNSALEEESSIGYESQDSKDLLEAVPYIVLQSELSLDARRILAAKALANLNEFMEEEEVKQKVEMWQKELNSRDGAWDRICAERDPFVLCSLMWSWIEQLKEPVITKEDIDMMSKKCTETPETLNLLEKEQYQTILCIFHCVVNLQTIPADVEEALLTRAIKAFTKVWVE; translated from the exons ATGGAGGGTTCACCCAGGAGGCGCTCAGCTGTGAATATTTTTAGCAACTTTTTTCAGGGTCGGAGGCATTCTTCCTCTGATCCCCTTCTCCGCATACTCCAAAGGCGCCGGAGCTCAGTTGTAGAGATCCTCTCATCATCCACACACCGCGTTATGGTGGCTATATCATCTGTAAGCCCTGCAGAGCTGAATGCAACTTTTCCTGAGAAAAAAA GAAATTCAAGGCGTCCAACTGCAAAATATACTAAGGTAGGGGAGCGCCTTCGCCATGTCATTCCTGGACATATGCAGTGTTCGATGGCATGTGGTGGACGTGCTTGCAAGTATGAAAACCCAGCTCGATGGAGTGACCAAGAGCAAGCCATTAAAGGACTTTACTCTTCCTG GATAACAGATAACATAGTGGCCATGGCTCGACCCTCAACAGAAATTATTGAGAAGTATAACATTATTGAACAGTTTCAAAG GTGTGACATAAAAACAATAATTAACCTTCAGCGTCCTGGGGAGCATGCTAGCTGTGGGAATCCACTCGAACAAGAAAGTGGCTTTACCTACCTTCCTGAAGCTTTCATGGAGGATGGAA tttatttttataattttggatGGAAGGATTATGGCGTGGCATCTCTCACGACTATACTGGATATGGTAAAAGTGATGGCTTTTGCCTTGCAGGAAGGGAGGGTAGCTGTTCATTGTCATGCAGGACTTGGCCGAACAG GTGTTTTAATAGCTTGTTACTTAGTTTTTGCAACAAGAATGACTGCAGATCAAGCAATTCTTTTTGTTAGGGCAAAAAGGCCTAATTCTATTCAAACCAGAGGACAGTTAGTGTGTGTAAGAGAATTCACTCAATTTTTGATCCCTCTAAGAAATGTGTTTGCTTGCTGCGAGCCCAAAGCACATGCGGTTACTCTGTCCCAGTATCTGATCCGTCAGAGGCATCTGCTCCACGGTTATGAGAGTAGACATCTCAAGTATGTGCCAAAACTTATTCATCTAGTTTGCAAGCTGCTATTGGACTTGGCTGAAAACAGGCAAGTGATAGAGGAGGAATTGTTAGATATGCCAGATCTCTCTTCTGAAATTGAAGAGGCTGTTTCTCAGTTGGACTCTACACAGCTAGATAAAGAGTTAACAAGACAGAACAGTGACTCATCAGAGCCATTCGCCCACTCAGTAGTGGAAAATGTCACTTTTGAGACCCAAGATTCTGTTTTCTCCCATGAACACAAATATGATCCTCTTTGGAAGAGGCGGAATGTTGAATGCCTTCAGCCTTTGACTCATTCAAAAAGACGTCTAAGCTATAGTGACTCAGATTTAAGGAGAACTGCATTTCTCGTGGAACAAGGAGAAACTCCATGGACAGTGCCTGCACAAGTAGCACTCTTTGACAAACTTAAGCAGCGGAACACTAGGGAACATTTTCTCTCTGCAGGCGTTCAAACTCCTCAGCTGGATTTAAACAAAGAGGCCTTAGTTCGTAGTACATTTATTTTCTGGAGTCAAGGTAAATTCAGTTTAGATGGACAAAACAGTTTCTATACAAGAAAATCTCCAAAAGAAGTGCAGCGTAGTAAAACATTTTCCTCAGGTTTTGAACGCGTACACAATGACAGGGAAGCAAGAACACCAAAACGTAGTTTTGCAAAGGAAATTGGCCACAGAAAGGAGCGAGAGACTAATGTGTATGGCAGAAGAATTTGTGCATCGGAGGACTCTGATAATTCTGCTTTAGAAGAAGAATCATCTATTGGGTATGAAAGTCAAGATAGTAAAGATCTATTGGAAGCAGTTCCGTACATTGTTTTGCAATCAGAATTAAGTCTGGACGCACGAAGAATTTTGGCAGCTAAAGCCCTTGCAAATCTTAATGAATTTATGGAAGAGGAGGAAGTGAAACAGAAGGTAGAAATGTGGCAG aaAGAGCTGAATTCTCGAGATGGAGCTTGGGATAGAATTTGTGCCGAGAGAGATCCTTTTGTCCTTTGCAGCTTGATGTGGTCCTGGATAGAGCAACTAAAAGAACCTGTTATAACCAAAGAGGATATTGACATGATGTCAAAAAAATGCACAGAAACACCAGAAACTCTTAACTTACTAGAAAAG GAACAATATCAGACTATTCTTTGTATTTTCCATTGTGTAGTGAATCTGCAGACAATACCAGCTGATGTGGAGGAAGCCTTACTTACCAGGGCAATTAAAGCTTTCACTAAG
- the PTPDC1 gene encoding protein tyrosine phosphatase domain-containing protein 1 isoform X1 — protein MEGSPRRRSAVNIFSNFFQGRRHSSSDPLLRILQRRRSSVVEILSSSTHRVMVAISSVSPAELNATFPEKKRNSRRPTAKYTKVGERLRHVIPGHMQCSMACGGRACKYENPARWSDQEQAIKGLYSSWITDNIVAMARPSTEIIEKYNIIEQFQRCDIKTIINLQRPGEHASCGNPLEQESGFTYLPEAFMEDGIYFYNFGWKDYGVASLTTILDMVKVMAFALQEGRVAVHCHAGLGRTGVLIACYLVFATRMTADQAILFVRAKRPNSIQTRGQLVCVREFTQFLIPLRNVFACCEPKAHAVTLSQYLIRQRHLLHGYESRHLKYVPKLIHLVCKLLLDLAENRQVIEEELLDMPDLSSEIEEAVSQLDSTQLDKELTRQNSDSSEPFAHSVVENVTFETQDSVFSHEHKYDPLWKRRNVECLQPLTHSKRRLSYSDSDLRRTAFLVEQGETPWTVPAQVALFDKLKQRNTREHFLSAGVQTPQLDLNKEALVRSTFIFWSQGKFSLDGQNSFYTRKSPKEVQRSKTFSSGFERVHNDREARTPKRSFAKEIGHRKERETNVYGRRICASEDSDNSALEEESSIGYESQDSKDLLEAVPYIVLQSELSLDARRILAAKALANLNEFMEEEEVKQKVEMWQKELNSRDGAWDRICAERDPFVLCSLMWSWIEQLKEPVITKEDIDMMSKKCTETPETLNLLEKEQYQTILCIFHCVVNLQTIPADVEEALLTRAIKAFTKTSLDSENGPQVYNTLRKVFKQTLEAKRKEAKKETDNPS, from the exons ATGGAGGGTTCACCCAGGAGGCGCTCAGCTGTGAATATTTTTAGCAACTTTTTTCAGGGTCGGAGGCATTCTTCCTCTGATCCCCTTCTCCGCATACTCCAAAGGCGCCGGAGCTCAGTTGTAGAGATCCTCTCATCATCCACACACCGCGTTATGGTGGCTATATCATCTGTAAGCCCTGCAGAGCTGAATGCAACTTTTCCTGAGAAAAAAA GAAATTCAAGGCGTCCAACTGCAAAATATACTAAGGTAGGGGAGCGCCTTCGCCATGTCATTCCTGGACATATGCAGTGTTCGATGGCATGTGGTGGACGTGCTTGCAAGTATGAAAACCCAGCTCGATGGAGTGACCAAGAGCAAGCCATTAAAGGACTTTACTCTTCCTG GATAACAGATAACATAGTGGCCATGGCTCGACCCTCAACAGAAATTATTGAGAAGTATAACATTATTGAACAGTTTCAAAG GTGTGACATAAAAACAATAATTAACCTTCAGCGTCCTGGGGAGCATGCTAGCTGTGGGAATCCACTCGAACAAGAAAGTGGCTTTACCTACCTTCCTGAAGCTTTCATGGAGGATGGAA tttatttttataattttggatGGAAGGATTATGGCGTGGCATCTCTCACGACTATACTGGATATGGTAAAAGTGATGGCTTTTGCCTTGCAGGAAGGGAGGGTAGCTGTTCATTGTCATGCAGGACTTGGCCGAACAG GTGTTTTAATAGCTTGTTACTTAGTTTTTGCAACAAGAATGACTGCAGATCAAGCAATTCTTTTTGTTAGGGCAAAAAGGCCTAATTCTATTCAAACCAGAGGACAGTTAGTGTGTGTAAGAGAATTCACTCAATTTTTGATCCCTCTAAGAAATGTGTTTGCTTGCTGCGAGCCCAAAGCACATGCGGTTACTCTGTCCCAGTATCTGATCCGTCAGAGGCATCTGCTCCACGGTTATGAGAGTAGACATCTCAAGTATGTGCCAAAACTTATTCATCTAGTTTGCAAGCTGCTATTGGACTTGGCTGAAAACAGGCAAGTGATAGAGGAGGAATTGTTAGATATGCCAGATCTCTCTTCTGAAATTGAAGAGGCTGTTTCTCAGTTGGACTCTACACAGCTAGATAAAGAGTTAACAAGACAGAACAGTGACTCATCAGAGCCATTCGCCCACTCAGTAGTGGAAAATGTCACTTTTGAGACCCAAGATTCTGTTTTCTCCCATGAACACAAATATGATCCTCTTTGGAAGAGGCGGAATGTTGAATGCCTTCAGCCTTTGACTCATTCAAAAAGACGTCTAAGCTATAGTGACTCAGATTTAAGGAGAACTGCATTTCTCGTGGAACAAGGAGAAACTCCATGGACAGTGCCTGCACAAGTAGCACTCTTTGACAAACTTAAGCAGCGGAACACTAGGGAACATTTTCTCTCTGCAGGCGTTCAAACTCCTCAGCTGGATTTAAACAAAGAGGCCTTAGTTCGTAGTACATTTATTTTCTGGAGTCAAGGTAAATTCAGTTTAGATGGACAAAACAGTTTCTATACAAGAAAATCTCCAAAAGAAGTGCAGCGTAGTAAAACATTTTCCTCAGGTTTTGAACGCGTACACAATGACAGGGAAGCAAGAACACCAAAACGTAGTTTTGCAAAGGAAATTGGCCACAGAAAGGAGCGAGAGACTAATGTGTATGGCAGAAGAATTTGTGCATCGGAGGACTCTGATAATTCTGCTTTAGAAGAAGAATCATCTATTGGGTATGAAAGTCAAGATAGTAAAGATCTATTGGAAGCAGTTCCGTACATTGTTTTGCAATCAGAATTAAGTCTGGACGCACGAAGAATTTTGGCAGCTAAAGCCCTTGCAAATCTTAATGAATTTATGGAAGAGGAGGAAGTGAAACAGAAGGTAGAAATGTGGCAG aaAGAGCTGAATTCTCGAGATGGAGCTTGGGATAGAATTTGTGCCGAGAGAGATCCTTTTGTCCTTTGCAGCTTGATGTGGTCCTGGATAGAGCAACTAAAAGAACCTGTTATAACCAAAGAGGATATTGACATGATGTCAAAAAAATGCACAGAAACACCAGAAACTCTTAACTTACTAGAAAAG GAACAATATCAGACTATTCTTTGTATTTTCCATTGTGTAGTGAATCTGCAGACAATACCAGCTGATGTGGAGGAAGCCTTACTTACCAGGGCAATTAAAGCTTTCACTAAG